A stretch of the Cyprinus carpio isolate SPL01 chromosome B4, ASM1834038v1, whole genome shotgun sequence genome encodes the following:
- the LOC109050173 gene encoding gastrula zinc finger protein XlCGF26.1-like isoform X1 — protein MAFIKEESEDMRIEEAFRVKHEDTEEQTDLMMLKEENHKLNEMEQKYQHERHHDFMTEEISRKTEKTSSQKRGQKKGTKRYFTCQECGKCFDQFGNLKVHMRIHKGEKPFTCQQCGKSFNEKGNLNVHMRVHTGERPFTCQQCGKSFSQRGNLKVHMKIHTGVSSFTCQQCGKCFTEKGNLKVHMRIHTGESSFICQQCGKSFTQKGNLKKHMRIHTGEKPYTCKLCGKGFTRELGLSYHMNSHTGEKPFICGQCGKSFTRKVTLDTHIRIHTGEKPFVCGQCGKNFRCKENLNQHMRIHSRENCFICHQCGRSFTHMKRLKNHLITHTGKKPFMCHHCGKSYINKRNLQTHMRIHSRKRSFTCLQHKKSLRYGRGLKRHLQIHSGGKLFNCDQCNKKFLLPLHLQIHLKSHAVVRPYLCFLCGKHFKWPSNLLLHQKIRVCVKLRLRSHHS, from the coding sequence ACCTGATGATGCTGAAGGAGGAGAATCACAAGCTTAATGAAATGGAGCAGAAATATCAGCATGAGAGACATCATGATTTTATGACAGAAGAAATATCCAGAAAGACTGAAAAGACTTCCTCACAAAAAAGAGGTCAGAAGAAAGGAACTAAAAGGTATTTCACCTGCCAagagtgtggaaagtgttttgaTCAATTTGGAAATCTTAAAgtacacatgagaattcacaaaggagagaaacctttcacctgccagcagtgtggaaagagtttcaatgaaaaaggaaaccttaatgtccacatgagagttcacactggagaaaggcctttcacctgccaacaatgtggaaaaagcTTCTCTCAAAgaggaaaccttaaagtccacatgaaaattcacaccgGTGTGAGCTCTTTTACTTGCCAACAGTGCGGAAAGTGTTTCACtgaaaaaggaaaccttaaggtccacatgagaattcacaccggagagagcTCTTTtatctgccaacagtgtggaaagagtttcactcaaaaaggaaaccttaaaaaacacatgaggattcacaccggagagaagccttacacctgcaaatTATGTGGGAAGGGCTTCACACGTGAACTAGGCCTTAGTTATCACATGAACagtcacactggagaaaaaccattCATATGTGgtcaatgtggaaaaagtttcactcGTAAAGTGACCCTTGATACCCAcattagaattcacactggagagaagccattcgtATGTGGTCAGTGTGGAAAGAATTTTAGATGTAAAGAAAATCTTAATCAgcacatgaggattcactcaagggagaactgttttatatgtcatcagtgtggaaggagtttcacACACATGAAACGCCTTAAGAATCATTTAATAACTCACACTGGAAAGAAGCCTTTTatgtgccatcactgtggaaagagttatataaataaaagaaatcttcagactcacatgagaattcattcTAGAAAGAGGTCTTTCACATGTCTTCAGCATAAGAAAAGTTTAAGATATGGAAGAGGCCTGAAACGTCATTTACAAATTCACTCTGGAGGAAAACTATTTAATTGCGATCAGTGTAATAAAAAATTCCTGTTGCCATTACACTTACAGATACACTTGAAAAGCCATGCAGTTGTGAGACcctatttgtgttttttgtgtggaaAGCATTTTAAATGGCCCAGCAATTTACTATTGCACCAGAAAATACGTGTCTGTGTAAAATTAAGGCTACGCTCACACCACAGTTGA
- the LOC109050173 gene encoding gastrula zinc finger protein XlCGF52.1-like isoform X2, with translation MMLKEENHKLNEMEQKYQHERHHDFMTEEISRKTEKTSSQKRGQKKGTKRYFTCQECGKCFDQFGNLKVHMRIHKGEKPFTCQQCGKSFNEKGNLNVHMRVHTGERPFTCQQCGKSFSQRGNLKVHMKIHTGVSSFTCQQCGKCFTEKGNLKVHMRIHTGESSFICQQCGKSFTQKGNLKKHMRIHTGEKPYTCKLCGKGFTRELGLSYHMNSHTGEKPFICGQCGKSFTRKVTLDTHIRIHTGEKPFVCGQCGKNFRCKENLNQHMRIHSRENCFICHQCGRSFTHMKRLKNHLITHTGKKPFMCHHCGKSYINKRNLQTHMRIHSRKRSFTCLQHKKSLRYGRGLKRHLQIHSGGKLFNCDQCNKKFLLPLHLQIHLKSHAVVRPYLCFLCGKHFKWPSNLLLHQKIRVCVKLRLRSHHS, from the coding sequence ATGATGCTGAAGGAGGAGAATCACAAGCTTAATGAAATGGAGCAGAAATATCAGCATGAGAGACATCATGATTTTATGACAGAAGAAATATCCAGAAAGACTGAAAAGACTTCCTCACAAAAAAGAGGTCAGAAGAAAGGAACTAAAAGGTATTTCACCTGCCAagagtgtggaaagtgttttgaTCAATTTGGAAATCTTAAAgtacacatgagaattcacaaaggagagaaacctttcacctgccagcagtgtggaaagagtttcaatgaaaaaggaaaccttaatgtccacatgagagttcacactggagaaaggcctttcacctgccaacaatgtggaaaaagcTTCTCTCAAAgaggaaaccttaaagtccacatgaaaattcacaccgGTGTGAGCTCTTTTACTTGCCAACAGTGCGGAAAGTGTTTCACtgaaaaaggaaaccttaaggtccacatgagaattcacaccggagagagcTCTTTtatctgccaacagtgtggaaagagtttcactcaaaaaggaaaccttaaaaaacacatgaggattcacaccggagagaagccttacacctgcaaatTATGTGGGAAGGGCTTCACACGTGAACTAGGCCTTAGTTATCACATGAACagtcacactggagaaaaaccattCATATGTGgtcaatgtggaaaaagtttcactcGTAAAGTGACCCTTGATACCCAcattagaattcacactggagagaagccattcgtATGTGGTCAGTGTGGAAAGAATTTTAGATGTAAAGAAAATCTTAATCAgcacatgaggattcactcaagggagaactgttttatatgtcatcagtgtggaaggagtttcacACACATGAAACGCCTTAAGAATCATTTAATAACTCACACTGGAAAGAAGCCTTTTatgtgccatcactgtggaaagagttatataaataaaagaaatcttcagactcacatgagaattcattcTAGAAAGAGGTCTTTCACATGTCTTCAGCATAAGAAAAGTTTAAGATATGGAAGAGGCCTGAAACGTCATTTACAAATTCACTCTGGAGGAAAACTATTTAATTGCGATCAGTGTAATAAAAAATTCCTGTTGCCATTACACTTACAGATACACTTGAAAAGCCATGCAGTTGTGAGACcctatttgtgttttttgtgtggaaAGCATTTTAAATGGCCCAGCAATTTACTATTGCACCAGAAAATACGTGTCTGTGTAAAATTAAGGCTACGCTCACACCACAGTTGA
- the LOC109049637 gene encoding uncharacterized protein LOC109049637, which translates to MYLDAANNNKASTAFSFFLQSIEKNGVPSRVRGDQGVENLNIARFMFTVRGTDRASFISGKSVHNQRIERLWHDVWTAVTSTYYDTLNGLEEGGLLDISNTIHIFLAHFVFLPCLRKDLQTFAEGWNHHPLRTEGNMTPHQLWEVGLMQNSISEIENLEDVENCDIDWESAIFHEEPLTVFGVVVPELLPPLNEQEMRSLQAAVDPTVTSHSNGRDIYIQCFDIFH; encoded by the exons ATGTACTTGGATGCAGCTAACAACAACAAGGCATCAACTGCCTTTTCCTTCTTTTTACAATCCATTGAGAAGAATGGTGTGCCTTCAAG GGTTAGGGGTGATCAAGGAGTCGAGAACCTCAACATTGCACGCTTCATGTTCACTGTAAGGGGAACAGACAGAGCAAGTTTCATTTCTGGCAAAAGCGTACATAACCAAAG AATCGAACGGCTCTGGCATGATGTGTGGACAGCAGTGACTTCCACATATTACGATACCCTCAATGGTCTTGAAGAAGGTGGCTTGCTGGACATCTCAAACACAATACACATTTTCCTTGCCCACTTTGTGTTTCTTCCCTGTCTCCGCAAAGACTTGCAGACATTTGCTGAGGGCTGGAACCATCACCCACTCCGCACCGAGGGAAATATGACCCCACATCAGTTGTGGGAGGTGGGACTTATGCAGAATAGCATCAGTGAGATTGAAAATTTAGAG GATGTAGAGAACTGTGACATAGACTGGGAAAGTGCCATTTTCCATGAGGAACCATTAACCGTATTTGGAGTTGTGGTTCCAGAACTCCTCCCCCCTCTAAATGAACAAGAAATGAGAAGCCTCCAAGCTGCTGTTGACCCTACAGTGACATCACACTCGAACGGTAGAGACATCTATATTCAGTGCTTTGATATTTTTCACTGA